Within Protaetiibacter intestinalis, the genomic segment GCTCGGAGGAGATCATGACGACGGCCATGCCCTGTCCGGCGAGCTCGGAGAGCAGCCGGTGCACCTCGGCCTTGGTGCCGACGTCGATGCCGCGGGTGGGCTCGTCGACGAACAGCACCTTCGGGTCGGTGGCGAGCCACTTGCCGAGCACGACCTTCTGCTGGTTGCCGCCCGAGAGGGTGCCCACCTCGGTGTCGAGCGAGGCGGTCTTGACCTCGAGCCGGCTCGCCCAGATGCGCGCGCTCGCGTTCTCGGCGGCGTTGGTGATGAGCCCGAGGCGGGCGAGCTGGCGGCGGATGGCGAGGGTCGCGTTGCGCGCGACGCTCGAGGAGAGCACGAGGCCCTGCTGGCGGCGGTCCTCGGGCACGAGGGCGATGCCGGCGCGCATGGCGGCGGCGGGCGAGTGGCGCGGCAGTGCGCGCCCGGCGACCGTGACGGTGCCGGATGCGTACGGGTCGACCCCGAAGACGGCGCGAGCGATCTCGCTGCGGCCGGCGCCGACGAGCCCGGCGAGCGCGACGATCTCGCCGGCGCGCGCGACGAAGCTGACATCCGTGAAGACGCCCGGCTGGGTGAGGTGCTCGACCTCGAGCACGACGTCGCCGATCGGCACCTCCTGCTTGGGGAAGAGGGTGGTGACGTCGCGGCCCACCATCTGGCGCACGATCTCGGCGACGGTGGTGTCGCCGATGGGGCTCGTGGCGATGTAGGCACCGTCGCGCATGACGGTGACGGTGTCGCACAGCGCGAAGACCTCGTCGAAGCGGTGCGAGATGAACAGGATGGCGCGACCCTCGTCCCGCAGCCCGCGGGCGACCGCGAACAGCCGCTCGACCTCGACGCCGGAGAGGGCGGCGGTGGGCTCGTCCATGATGAGCACGCGGGCGTCGAGCGAGATGGCCTTCGCGATCTCGATGATCTGCTGGTCGGCGATCGAGAGGCCGAGGGTGGGGCGGTCGGGGTCGATCCGCACGCCGAGTCGCTCGAAGAGCTCGAGCGCCTCGGCCCGCATGGCGCGGCGGTCGATGACGCCGAGGGCGCCGCGCGGCTGGCGCCCCATGAAGAGGTTCTCGGTGACCGAGAGGTCGGGGAACAGGGTGGGCTCCTGGTAGATGACGGCGATGCCGGCATCCTTCGCCTGGGCGGTGCTCGTGAAGTCGACGCTGTCACCCTCGAGCCGGAACTCGCCGGCGTCGCGCTGGTACAGCCCGGCGACGATCTTGACGAGGGTGGACTTGCCTGCGCCGTTCTCGCCGACGAGGGCGTGGATGCTGCCGCGCTCGAGGCGCAGGGTGCCGTTGGTGAGCGCCACCACGGCGCCGAACGCCTTGGCGATGCGGCTGAGCTCGAGCACCGCGGGCGCATCGGGCTGCGCGGGCGCGTCGGGGGTTTCGGACATCGTCGTCTCTTCCGGATGGTGCGGGAGGGTGCACACCACCTGAACAGATTCTGAATCGTTTCATGCGGTGTTCAGTCACCATAGGTCCGGATGCCGCCATCCGTCAAGCGGGGTGCGCTCAGCCCTTGAGCGCACCCCCGAGGCCCGCGCCGTTGAGGAAGAGACGCTGGAAGACCAGGAACAGCGCGATCGGGATGACGGTCGAGATCGCGAGCGCCGCGAGGAACACGTCGAGCTCGATGAACGGCTGCAGCTGCGGCAGCCGCACCGACAGCGGCTGGAGATCCGGGTTCTTCAGCACGAGCAGCGGCCAGAGGAAGTCCTTCCAGGCCCCGATGATCGCGAACACCGAGACGACGCCGATGATGGGCCGCGACATCGGCACGACGATCGACCAGAACAGCCGGTAGGGGCCTGCCCCGTCCATCCGCGCCGCCTCGAAGACCTCGCGCGGCAGCGAGTCGAAGAACCGCATGACGAGCAGCACGTTGAACGCGTTCGCCCCCGCCGGAAGCCAGATCGCCCAGAACGAGTTGATGAGCGAGGTCCCGAGCAACGGCGGATCGACGATCGTGAGGTAGAGCGGCACGAGCAGCACGATGTTCGGCACGAGCAGCGTCGCGAGCACGAGGCTCACCACGAAGCGTCCGTACCGCGGGCGCAGCACCGAGAGCGCGTACCCGGCCGTCGTCGCGACGACGAGCTGCGCGAACCAGACACCCGCCGCGATGACGACCGTGTTGAGGAAGTAGCGGTCGATCTCGACGCGCGACCACGCCTCCGCGAGGTTGGACCAGTCGATCCCGTTCGGCCACAGCGCGAGCGGCTGCCGCAGGGTGTCCTGGGTCGGGGTGACGGCCGACTTCGCGAGCCACAGGATGGGACCGAGGCCCACGATCACAAGCGAGGCGAGCAGGATGCCGTGACTGAGCCGCGTGGCAACCCGCGTGCGGCGCCGGCGCCAGTCGGCCGCCGAGATGATGCCGCGATCCTTCTGCTCGGCGTCGGCCCGACGCCGGGTGCGGGCGACCCGCGAGCCGATGGCCGTCATGAGGTGCTCCAGTTGCGGGTGAGGCGGAAGTACAGGCGCGAGAACACGGCGAGCACGATCGCGAGCATGATGCTGAGCGCGGTCGCGGCCCCGTAGTCCCCGCCCAGGCTGTTCTGGAACGCGTACTTGTAGATGAGCAGCAGGATCGTCGTGGTGGAGTTCGCGGGGCCGCCGCCCGTGAAGAGGTAGGGCTCGAGGAACACCTGCGCCGTGCCGATGATCTGCAGGATGAAGGTGATGAGCAGCACGCCGCGCAGGTGCGGCAGGGTGATGTGCCAGATCTTGCGCCAGATGCTCGCACCGTCGACCTCGGCCGCATCGTAGAGCTCGGGCGGTACCGAGACGAGCGCGGCGAGGTAGATGATGATCGTGCCCCCGGCCGCGGACCACGTCGCGAAGAGCACGAGCGACGGCATCACGAGGGACTGATCCGAGAGCCAGTTCTGGGGTGGGATGCCGAACCAGCCGAGGATGACGTTGAAGACGCCCGTGGGCGATCCGTCGTAGAAGAACTTCCACAGGAGAGCGCCGACGACCGGAGGCACGATGACCGGGAGGTAGGCGAGGGCGCTGTACAGTCCGCGCGCCCGACGCACCTCGCTCATCAGCACGGCGGCGATGAGCGGCAGCGGGTAGCCCATGAGGAGCGCGAGCAGGGCGAAGTAGAGCGTGTTGACGACGGCGGTGCCGAGCAGCGGATCCTGCAGCACGTTGACGAAGTTCTGCAGCCCCACCCATTCCGGCGCGCTCACGAGGTTCGTCTTCTGGAACGACATGACGACCGCGCGGACGATTGGCCACCAGGAGAACAGCCCGAAGCTGAACAGCAGCGGCAGCAGGAAGACGATGATGTGTGGTCCGTCGCCGCCGACCCAGCCGCGGATGCCGCGGCCGGGTCGGCGGGTGCGCGCGTGGGCGACCGCGTCGACGGCGGCGGGCGCGGGTGGGGCCGACCTCGTCGGCGAGAGCTGGGACATCCGGGTTCCGTTCGGGTGGACCCCGGGGCGCCCGAGTCGGCGCCCCGGGGGTGGTTGTTACTGCGCGGCCTTCGCGTAGAGCGCCTCGGCCTGCGTCTGGGCGTCGGCGAGGAGCTTCGCGATGTCGGCGTTCTGATCCGTGAGCACGGCCTGCACGACCGTGTCGAGGAGCGCGTACACATCCTGCGTCGCGACGCGCGGCTCCGCGATGAGCGGCTGGTCGAAGATCGCGTCGGTGTAGGGCGCCATCTGGTCGACGGGAACGTTCACGTAGGGTGCGATCCACGACTGGTACTGCGCGAACTGCTCCTGACCGAACACCGGCAGCTCGGGGGCGCCGACCGGCTGGTCGAGCGAGGCGGCCAGCTTCGCGGTCTCGACGACCGTGTCCTCGTCGACGAGCTTGGCGAGGTAGTAGAAGTCGATCCAGTCGACGGACGCCCGCTGCTCCGCGGCCGAGGCCTTGGGGCTGACGGCGGCGAGCGTGCCGCCGCCGAGCAGACCGGGGTCATCCCCCTGCAGCGGGAGCACCGCGAGACCGTAGTCGTCCGGGTTGAGGGCGTTCTGGGTCACGAGGTTGCCGTAGTTGCCGCCGCCCGAGACGTACATGCCGATGCGGCCGGCAGCGAAGTCCTGGTTGATGGTGCCCCAGTCGTACAGGAAGTTCGCTCCCATGGAGTCGTCGTCCCAGCGGAGGTCGTGGAGATACTGCAGCACCTCCGCGACAGCCTCGGAGTCGACGGTCGGCGCGGTCGCGTCGGCGTTCTCGGTGCGACCGCCGAAGGCGTTCACGAGGGTCGTGAGGATCCAGCCGCCGGTGTTGCTCGAGGTCATGGTGGCGTAGCCCGCCTCGCCCGTGGCATCCGAGATCTTCTTCGCGTACTCGCGCACCTCGTCCCACGTCGCGGGCGGGGCGTCGGGGTCGAGCCCCGCGGCCTCGAAGAGGGTGCGGTTGTAGTGCAGACCCTGGCCGTAGGCGGCGATCGGGATGGCCCACTGGCCGCCGTCCTCCGCCTGGCCGGCCTGCGCGACGTTCGGGTTGAACTGGTCGGCGTAGGGCAGCTCGGCGACGTACTGGCTGATGTCGGCGAGCTGACCGCCCGCGATGAGTCCGCGGCCGTCGGTGAAGGGGATGGTGAACACGTCGGGCAGCGTGCCGCCCGCGAGATCGGCCGTGAAGGTGGTCGCGGTCCAGGTGTACTCCTGGGCCTCGACGGTGATGTCGGGGTGCGCCTTCTCGAAGACGGCGACGCGCGCATCGAAGTTGTCGCGCGCCTCCTGCTCGAGGCCGGCGTCGATGGACACCGTGATGGTCACCTTGCCGTCGGCGGGCTCGGAGCTCGTCCCGCATCCGGCGAGCAGGGCGCTCGCCGACAGCAGGGCGATGCCCGCGACGCCGAACCGCTGGGTGTTCGACTTCATTGTCTGGTCCTTTCGTGCTGTGTCGATTGTGGCGCGTCGGGTGCGACGCCTCTCCGGTACCGCGGGGTCAGAGGGTCAACCACACGGTGGAGTCGGGGGGCAGGAGGCCGTCCTCGAGGGCGGCACTGCCGAGGATGAGCTCGCGATGCGGGGGCAGGGCGAGAGGGGTGCTGCCGAGGTTGGTGACGTTCAGCAGGGACTCGCCGCGGCGGAAAGCGATGGCCTCCGCGCCGAGCTCGAACCAGGAGAGCTCCCCGAGGCGGAGCTCGTGCCGCGAACGACGTTCGGCGAGCGCCGACCGGTACAGCGACAGCATCGAGTCGGGGTCGGCGGCCTCGGCCGCGACCGTGAGGGGTGCCCAATCGGACGGCTGAGGAAGCCAGGTGCGGTGGTCGGGACCGGTACCGAATCCGTAGGGTGCGGCGTCGCCCGCCCAGGGGAGCGGCACCCGGCATCCGTCCCGCCCCGGGTCGACGCCCCGGGAGCGGAAGTGCATGGGGTCCTGAAGCACCTCGACGGGCAACTCCACCTCGGGGAGGCCGAGCTCGTCTCCCTGGTAGATGTAGAGGCAGCCGGGGAGTGCCGCGACGAGCAGCGCCGCGGCGCGTGCCCGTCGGGTGCCGAGCTCGA encodes:
- a CDS encoding sugar ABC transporter ATP-binding protein; its protein translation is MSETPDAPAQPDAPAVLELSRIAKAFGAVVALTNGTLRLERGSIHALVGENGAGKSTLVKIVAGLYQRDAGEFRLEGDSVDFTSTAQAKDAGIAVIYQEPTLFPDLSVTENLFMGRQPRGALGVIDRRAMRAEALELFERLGVRIDPDRPTLGLSIADQQIIEIAKAISLDARVLIMDEPTAALSGVEVERLFAVARGLRDEGRAILFISHRFDEVFALCDTVTVMRDGAYIATSPIGDTTVAEIVRQMVGRDVTTLFPKQEVPIGDVVLEVEHLTQPGVFTDVSFVARAGEIVALAGLVGAGRSEIARAVFGVDPYASGTVTVAGRALPRHSPAAAMRAGIALVPEDRRQQGLVLSSSVARNATLAIRRQLARLGLITNAAENASARIWASRLEVKTASLDTEVGTLSGGNQQKVVLGKWLATDPKVLFVDEPTRGIDVGTKAEVHRLLSELAGQGMAVVMISSELPEVLGMADRVLVVHEGRITADIPREEATAESVMFAATHTAGEAA
- a CDS encoding carbohydrate ABC transporter permease, producing the protein MTAIGSRVARTRRRADAEQKDRGIISAADWRRRRTRVATRLSHGILLASLVIVGLGPILWLAKSAVTPTQDTLRQPLALWPNGIDWSNLAEAWSRVEIDRYFLNTVVIAAGVWFAQLVVATTAGYALSVLRPRYGRFVVSLVLATLLVPNIVLLVPLYLTIVDPPLLGTSLINSFWAIWLPAGANAFNVLLVMRFFDSLPREVFEAARMDGAGPYRLFWSIVVPMSRPIIGVVSVFAIIGAWKDFLWPLLVLKNPDLQPLSVRLPQLQPFIELDVFLAALAISTVIPIALFLVFQRLFLNGAGLGGALKG
- a CDS encoding carbohydrate ABC transporter permease → MSQLSPTRSAPPAPAAVDAVAHARTRRPGRGIRGWVGGDGPHIIVFLLPLLFSFGLFSWWPIVRAVVMSFQKTNLVSAPEWVGLQNFVNVLQDPLLGTAVVNTLYFALLALLMGYPLPLIAAVLMSEVRRARGLYSALAYLPVIVPPVVGALLWKFFYDGSPTGVFNVILGWFGIPPQNWLSDQSLVMPSLVLFATWSAAGGTIIIYLAALVSVPPELYDAAEVDGASIWRKIWHITLPHLRGVLLITFILQIIGTAQVFLEPYLFTGGGPANSTTTILLLIYKYAFQNSLGGDYGAATALSIMLAIVLAVFSRLYFRLTRNWSTS
- a CDS encoding extracellular solute-binding protein, translating into MKSNTQRFGVAGIALLSASALLAGCGTSSEPADGKVTITVSIDAGLEQEARDNFDARVAVFEKAHPDITVEAQEYTWTATTFTADLAGGTLPDVFTIPFTDGRGLIAGGQLADISQYVAELPYADQFNPNVAQAGQAEDGGQWAIPIAAYGQGLHYNRTLFEAAGLDPDAPPATWDEVREYAKKISDATGEAGYATMTSSNTGGWILTTLVNAFGGRTENADATAPTVDSEAVAEVLQYLHDLRWDDDSMGANFLYDWGTINQDFAAGRIGMYVSGGGNYGNLVTQNALNPDDYGLAVLPLQGDDPGLLGGGTLAAVSPKASAAEQRASVDWIDFYYLAKLVDEDTVVETAKLAASLDQPVGAPELPVFGQEQFAQYQSWIAPYVNVPVDQMAPYTDAIFDQPLIAEPRVATQDVYALLDTVVQAVLTDQNADIAKLLADAQTQAEALYAKAAQ